A window from Dromaius novaehollandiae isolate bDroNov1 chromosome 1, bDroNov1.hap1, whole genome shotgun sequence encodes these proteins:
- the ACRBP gene encoding acrosin-binding protein: protein MLTLPSLVGLLIWLLPSAAPPVPFPGSPLSDSEYQVFFSNLRPSWKARVACQLRRDHGCLSPKVLQLDQQENHGWIPEGPVCSDLPQALWFQTFCQFAQYRCSNRKFYIKRIPCPSLSPPKDHLVQAERSHAVGSWAKDRSLPAKSALRQASLLHVDAHLHSNVDTLLKYSYALSSQKPVAKQLPSAMAVAQGAPRDRRLPVPPRSQPIPAAPANLPPRLRAHAQADRAWEYRLQHSIRQLINLILSLEMSLSTEASSLASGIKVDQGSASSSAEERAQKMASSGSLLALEKNKAVMILCRAMVEGNCILSVVTQAWKQMEERALGFGDSVCDSLGRHHMDLCPDCAFCSLKREQCQNITNLRRVHCRTGNFTTYINPQISAQHQVAGNQVSSPEALEYYGMEVYNGLSAEYWCSHLGIQGCDDPRVALWLQAEYTSFRAGDTPSQICDSGGVQHPSYCAFKSHQCLQHSLRNQRVSRLGCHRNKTYQVLSEEEGKEEVLLWQQWFLSLTEG from the exons ATGCTGACACTCCCCTCCCTGGTGG GGTTGCTGATCTGGCTGCTgccctctgctgctccaccagtCCCTTTTCCAGGCAGCCCTCTGTCTGACAGTGAGTACCAGGTCTTCTTCTCCAACCTGAGGCCATCCTGGAAGGCACGTGTTGCCTGCCAGCTGCGACGCGACCATGGCTGCCTAAGCCCCAAAGTCCTGCAGCTGGACCAGCAGGAGAACCACGGCTGGATCCCTGAAG GGCCTGTCTGCTCCGATCTCCCACAGGCACTGTGGTTTCAGACCTTCTGCCAGTTTGCCCAGTACCGCTGCTCCAACCGCAAATTCTACATTAAG cGAATCCCATGTCCAAGTTTGTCTCCTCCAAAAGACCATCTTGTCCAGGCAGAGAGATCTCATGCTGTGGGTTCCTGGGCAAAGGACAGAAGCCTTCCTGCAAAATCAG CTCTGCGGCAGGCTTCACTTTTGCACGTTGATGCCCATCTGCACTCCAATGTGGACACTCTCCTGAAGTACTCCTATGCACTGTCGAGTCAGAAACCAGTGGCTaagcagctcccctctgccatggcAGTGGCACAGGGAGCCCCGAGAGACAGGAGGCTCCCTGTGCCTCCACGAAGCCAGCCCATCCCAGCCGCCCCTGCAAACTTGCCTCCCAGGCTGAGAGCCCACGCCCAAGCTGATAGAGCCTGGGAATACCGCCTGCAGCATAGCATCCGGCAGCTGATCAACTTGATCCTCTCCTTGGAGATGTCACTGAGCACAGAGGCCTCTTCACTGGCCTCTGGCATCAAGGTGGACCAGGGGAGTGCAtccagcagtgctgaggagagggcaCAGAAAATGGCCTCCAGTGGCAG CCTTTTAGCTCTGGAGAAGAACAAGGCAGTGATGATCCTCTGCCGTGCAATGGTGGAAGGAAATTGTATCTTATCTGTGGTCACCCAGGCCTGGaaacaaatggaagaaagagCCCTTGGGTTTGGAGACTCG GTGTGTGACAGTCTTGGGCGGCATCACATGGACCTGTGCCCTGACTGCGCTTTCTGCTCACTGAAGAGGGAACAGTGCCAGAACATCACCAACCTGAGACGTGTTCATTGCAGGACAGGCAACTTCACCACCTACATCAACCCTCAGATCTCAGCCCAGCATCAGGTTGCAGGCAACCAG GTCAGCTCCCCGGAGGCCTTGGAGTACTATGGCATGGAGGTTTACAATGGGTTGAGTGCAGAGTACTGGTGCAGTCACTTGGGCATCCAAGGCTGTGACGACCCTCGTGTGGCCCTCTGGCTGCAGGCAGAATACACTTCCTTTCGAGCTGGGGACACTCCGAGCCAG ATCTGTGACTCAGGTGGAGTTCAGCACCCCAGTTACTGTGCGTTCAAGAGCCACCAGTGCCTGCAACACAGCCTCCGCAACCAAAGG GTGTCTCGCCTTGGCTGCCACCGGAACAAGACTTACCAAGTGCTGagtgaggaggaaggaaaggaggaggtaCTGCTGTGGCAGCAGTGGTTCCTCAGTCTCACTGAGGGATAA
- the LOC112985930 gene encoding protein Wnt-4-like — MEMVWLYMVLIPVQHVLAVTWLYLAKQSSLRGGLQDPGGCKGLTGLVEEQVRICQRQVEAMDAVKHGAELAVKECQHQFHSRRWNCSTLQGLQVFGKVTIQGTRESAFIHAISAAGVAFAVTRACSRGELEKCGCDRKIRGVSPEGFQWSGCSDNLSYGIAFSQAFVDNPERSRGISSSRALMNLHNNEAGRKAILSHMKVECKCHGVSGSCEVRTCWKVMPPFREVGNVLKEKFEGATEVHPKRVGSRKLLVPKSSRFKPYTAHDLVYLLASPDFCDWDPRRGVFGTSGRQCNRTSPAMDGCELLCCGRGFHTAQTEVVERCSCKFRWCCSVKCKQCRHLVEVHSCR; from the exons ATGGAGATGGTGTGGCTGTACATGGTACTGATTCCAGTGCAGCACGTCCTTGCTGTGACCTGGCT GTATCTGGCCAAGCAGAGTTCCCTGCGTGGGGGCCTTCAAGACCCTGGTGGCTGCAAGGGTCTGACAGGGCTGGTAGAGGAGCAGGTACGCATTTGCCAGCGGCAGGTGGAAGCCATGGATGCGGTGAAGCATGGAGCGGAGCTGGCTGTCAAGGAGTGCCAGCATCAGTTTCACTCTCGCCGGTGGAATTGCTCCACCCTACAGGGCCTGCAGGTCTTCGGCAAAGTCACCATCCAAG GCACACGGGAGTCTGCTTTCATTCATGCCATCTCTGCCGCGGGAGTTGCCTTTGCTGTGACTCGGGCCTGCAGCCGTGGGGAGCTGGAGAAGTGTGGGTGTGACCGCAAGATCCGAGGAGTCAGCCCTGAAG GTTTCCAGTGGTCGGGCTGCTCTGATAACCTGTCTTATGGGATTGCATTTTCTCAAGCCTTCGTAGACAATCCTGAAAGGAGCCGTGGCATCTCCTCCAGCCGAGCTCTCATGAACCTGCACAATAATGAAGCTGGGAGGAAG gctatCCTGTCCCACATGAAGGTGGAGTGCAAGTGTCATGGTGTGTCGGGCTCCTGCGAAGTGCGCACATGCTGGAAGGTAATGCCCCCCTTCCGTGAGGTGGGCAATGTCCTAAAGGAAAAGTTTGAGGGGGCAACGGAGGTTCACCCCAAGCGGGTCGGTTCCCGCAAGCTCCTGGTGCCCAAGAGCTCTCGCTTCAAGCCCTACACAGCTCATGACCTGGTCTACCTGTTGGCCAGCCCAGACTTCTGCGATTGGGACCCCCGACGTGGGGTCTTCGGCACATCTGGCCGCCAGTGCAACCGGACATCCCCAGCCATGGACGGCtgtgagctgctgtgctgtgggaGGGGCTTCCACACAGCCCAGACTGAAGTGGTGGAGAGATGCAGCTGCAAGTTTCGCTGGTGCTGCTCAGTCAAATGCAAGCAATGCCGGCACCTGGTGGAAGTGCACAGCTGCCGCTGA
- the LPAR5 gene encoding lysophosphatidic acid receptor 5 — MLPANVSQPCKDYRFSHHLLLPGYILIFITGLMLNVMALWIFMRCLRLKSVVMIYMFNLAMSDLIFTLPLPLRLYYYSNHHWPFDDFLCQVSGSVFQINMYGSCLFLMCINLDRYIAIVHPLRWRHLRRPKVAKVLCLIVWIMILMGSIPTAMVHKQNHCMTQNQTIHLCFESFSDNMWQNNLFPLVVLAEILGFLLPLSSVMYCSIRIFWELCQASQTRTLRQQKTIRLLLVNLVIFIICFVPYNTTLAVYGMIKAHILKVEKQTQASVRQVLIVTMLLASMNCTLDPLIYYFSTEGFRNTFKKLQRGQAWDSDIGMPKNQVMEDKSHQVYTSSKVKQFPADNFIHLSESLPSLPTTLFLNAPIEDSET; from the coding sequence ATGTTACCTGCCAATGTGTCTCAGCCTTGCAAGGATTACCGCTTCAGCCACCACCTCCTTCTGCCTGGCTACATCCTGATCTTCATTACGGGTTTGATGCTCAATGTGATGGCCCTCTGGATCTTCATGCGCTGCCTGCGTCTGAAGTCTGTGGTGATGATCTACATGTTCAACCTGGCCATGAGTGACCTCATCTTCACACTTCCTCTGCCACTGCGACTCTACTACTATTCCAACCACCACTGGCCCTTTGATGACTTTCTGTGCCAGGTCTCTGGCTCTGTCTTCCAGATCAACATGTATGGTAGCTGCCTCTTCCTCATGTGCATCAACCtggaccgctacattgccattgTCCACCCGCTCCGCTGGCGGCATCTGCGGCGCCCCAAAGTGGCCAAGGTCCTTTGCCTGATTGTCTGGATTATGATCCTCATGGGCTCCATCCCCACAGCCATGGTCCACAAGCAAAACCACTGTATGACACAAAACCAGACCATTCATCTGTGCTTTGAAAGCTTCAGTGACAACATGTGGCAGAACAACCTCTTCCCTCTAGTTGTCCTGGCTGAAATCCTGGGttttctcctgcctctgagcTCTGTGATGTACTGCTCGATTCGGATCTTTtgggagctctgccaggccaGCCAGACAAGGACCCTGCGACAGCAGAAGACCATCCGTCTCCTCTTGGTCAATCTGGTCATCTTCATCATCTGCTTTGTGCCCTACAACACTACCCTGGCAGTTTATGGGATGATAAAAGCCCACATACTGAAGGTTGAGAAACAAACACAAGCCTCTGTGCGCCAAGTGCTAATTGTGACGATGCTGTTGGCCAGCATGAACTGCACGCTGGACCCCCTGATCTACTACTTTAGCACTGAGGGTTTCCGAAACACCTTTAAGAAACTGCAGCGGGGACAAGCCTGGGACTCAGATATAGGGATGCCAAAGAATCAGGTTATGGAAGATAAGTCCCACCAAGTCTATACTTCCTCAAAAGTGAAACAGTTTCCAGCTGACAATTTTATCCATCTCAGTGAATCTTTGCCATCACTTCCTACTACACTATTCCTGAATGCCCCTATTGAGGACTCAGAAACATAA